A segment of the Excalfactoria chinensis isolate bCotChi1 chromosome Z, bCotChi1.hap2, whole genome shotgun sequence genome:
TGTTGTTAAGAATTAAGCAGTGATGAGTGGTGCCTTACCACATGAAAGAAGCCCATCTTTATAGCCTGTAGTATAAGAGAAATCAACAAACTCCCTTGGTGCTATGATGTTCCAGAGCTGTCCAGCAGTGGTGTAGCGCATCACACAGCAGTTCTTGTTGAttgaaagaatgagagaaacaaaacaaaagcatcttaGTATAGTAAATGACACTGTACTCATACCTCTCAGCAGCTAGTCTTTTCCACAGAGATGGCAGCTTCTGTCAATTACATGCTCTCCAGACATCTTCAGTAAGGTATGaatgaaaatgctgctttcagtcTAAACACTGAAGTTTGTTGGGACTTgccacctgcagctgcagagactGAGAACACATGGTACCTTTGAATGTGACTACTGACTAAAACTACAGAACTGTATTCACATCTGGGGACTAAAAGCTGTGTATGTTTTATATGGCTTTCCCACTACATAGGAAGTCCAAAAGGACCACAAATAAATTGCAAGAGACCACTCTCAGGAGGCAGAAAGCCTCAAGCGAGGTTACCCACAGTATGTATATCCACTATCAATGGCAGATAAATaagcatggaagaaaacaggcagaaaaacatCAGTACTTATTGAAATGACTGCTCTTCTGTAATGTTAGATTCACATGAGTCTCCATCCCTTAGGAATCTAAACAAATTTTCACCTCTTCAAATGTTTCCACAATGTCCATTGTAGTCATTAAGCTGTCCCAGTCAAGCCTATAAGGTCCAGGACGAATATGATCCACTATTCTGTTAGTAACATCTTCCACCACTCCTTCAGCTTTGTACCTAGAGAAATATAAGTCTATATTTAAAAGAGATACATTTTTATGAAGTATTCTACTAGTCTACAACAGCATATTTACTGCAATACCTCAGTATCTGGAATTACATAGTCAGCAGATAACTGCATTAGAATGGTAGTACAGGAAAGATCTGAGCGTGCATACGCACCTTTATGCAATAAATattattctgaaaataatatCCTTACACTATAATCTATATTCCTTAAATTGCAAATGAGAAGAATTATCATGTTTCATCTAATGTGCCATTTCACTGCTCTTGCAAGGagagcaaacaacaaaaaaatgagaGCAGGATACAATTGAAAAACCAGTTTTCATACAGTAGAAGTAACAGTAATAGAAtcaagatgaagaaaaaatacattctgtttTGGCAGCCTACTAGAGCACCAAATAATTTGGTGTAAGACACTGCAGAACATTcatttgttatattttaagAAGACAACAGATGTTTTGATTACTTTAGTTACTGAGCTTCAAGCTCCTGAGGGGGTGGAATCGATCACAgtcattattttcaaaacactCCTTATCCATTGAGCAGTTCTCAGTAGTAGGCAACTAGTCTCACAACtcactgatttatttccttgtgcAGTTCACCACTTTTTCACTCATAGTTACCTGGCTGAGGACAACCTCGGCTGTTTTTTTCTACAGAATTGGAGGACCACACTAAGAGGTTACTGCCTTCTAGTTTTGCATTTGGAAAGTTCTTCACAGGGTCCTTTCTTCATCACATTTATGTACAACCCTGCAGTTATCTGCATATAGCAGCCACTCCTGTGTTGGCAGTTGTTCAAGTTACACAACATGGTGTTTACAGTGCACTGGTGGCTCTGCACAGTCAGTAGATGCTTTGTACCCACTACAATCAACCCTTAACAAATTTACCAGGACAGAGTACCCAGAGTGTTTCAGTTCTTGAGATTCCTCTCAAACACTACCATTTCACAgtacttttcatttcttcaggaTAATGTTTTCTACTGAATACTTCTACCTGCAGATAACTACAAAACCAGGGACAGAAACTCTCAGGAAGGCTCCCATATGTCACACACCTTCCCCACAACTACATGCTAGATATTTTGTTCTACCAGTTTCATAAGCATTAAGATTGTGCAAATGCTGTATGTGTTGTCACTCAACAATGCTGCCAACCTACCAAACCTGTATGTGATTGTGTGGCTTGCAGAAcacctttttaaaatgctaGGGCATTTCCCATTGTGCACATCAGCCAGTGGGAGTTTTGTGGTGTGCACTATAGTTTTGATTGTTCACAACTTTAGATAGCAAACAAGCACGAAGCATCAAAGAGtaacacaaaaaagaaacagtataGGCCTTAACAAGACAACATGGCACAGCAGGTGATTTACTTAGCTCCTCCTGCGGAGAATGTGTAGTTTGTACACAACCATCATTTCTGAACTACAAAGCGTATTTGGGGAATCTTAAAAATTCACCCTCTTTGCAAGCAAACTTACAGGTagccactgaattcctctgatGGTTTACGCCACACCATCGCatctttctggaagaaaattgaAGATATTATGTTAACAGTCATTTACAAACCCTTCTAACATGTCCACAAAATGCTTCCATTTGTActgaaggccaactgtatcctaaGCTGTTTCAAAAGGAGGGtggccagcagcaccaggaaggtgattgtccccccCTGCTCCGCCCTCATGAGGCCTTATGTGGAGTACAGCATCCAGCTCCTGGCCCAAAAcagatccagaggagagccCTGAAGACTATCAGCttgagcatctctcctatgaagacagaatAAGAGAGGTAGGCTTATTCAGCCTGGTGAAAGGAggctcattgcagccttccagttaTTATAGGAGACTTACAGGAAGGCTGGGGAGTGACTCTGTCAGAGACCATAATTAATAGGACAAGAGATGAAGAGTTCAAACTGAAAGTTGGGAAATTCAGGTTAGATGCCAGGAGGAAATCCTTTcttcagagggtggtgagacgctggcacgggctgcccagagaagctgtgggtgccccatccatggaggtgttcaggcCTGGTTGGACAGGCCTCTGGGCAGTGgggaactaggtgatctttaaggtcccttccaacccaaaccaaaccaacttGTGACTGTGAGCAGCTTGGGTGATCTGTTCCTCCTTTTCAAGACACTGAATTTGTTACTTTAGTAAATAACCAAGTCATATTTGGAACACTTTGCCTCTTACTCATGCaaacaagggaaaataaaatatgaggaCAACCAAAAGTGTTGttataaaagggaaaagataaaAACGGATGTGATTAAGCCTACCAAACAGCTCAGCCGAGATGTCGGAGCACAACTGTTACACCTACGTGAGCTGCACCTGCTAGCGGACACGGGAGGGGCTGCACCACTCACCGTTTTCCTGGCGACCCGCCACTCGCTGTCGGCGATGCTGTGGTAGCGGAGCAGAGTGTCCTGCAGCCTGGCAGCCAAGGGCGCGGGGTCCGGCAGCAGGTCCATCGGCGCTCATCCTGTGCGAACACACGGCCCTACACGTTGCTACCCGGCACCCCACCGCCCGGACCCGCAGGCACTGTGCCGCCCTCTGCGTGCCCCCCCCAGCTGTCCCCCCAcgctcagctcagctcagcgcAGTgccggccccggcccggccgccccATCCCGTCGCCATCCCCGCTCCGCTCACCCGCGGCTACCGCCACGGTCCGCACTTCCTTCACGGCCCAATCGGCTGATGCCGGCAGCCAATGAGAGCGCAGTTGGCTTCCAGCGCAGCCAATGGCGACGCTGCCCGCCTCGGCAGAGAATGCGGTTCGGGGCGGGGAAGGGACGGGAAGGAGGGAGCGAGAGCGGCTGAGTGCCTGCGCTGCGTGCTTTCATTGGGCGGACAGACGTATTCCGTCCTATGGGTTagccttctctggagatgtttccTTGTGGAATGGGTGACACAAAGAAATAAGCACGCTGTAGGCAGCTTCTGAGACTGACCTTCAGATCCTGCAGGTGCGTTAGAGGCAATTAAATGAGGGTGGTTTGCCAAACTGAACAAATTCTGCTTCTGTGACAAAGTGTGTGGAGCTGCTCGTATTTGGCACTCTTGCTCCTGTCTGGCACTCAATGAACTGGTTCCTGGTCAGAACAGGGATGAAATACTTGGTTAGATCAAACCCAAACTGCTGAAAGAACAAGAGCCTCAGACCCATATTTACCCATTAAAGTTACTCTGACTAATACATATGTCTTAACTTTAAATATCTCTGATGTGACTGTTGCCCTTTTCAGCTAGAAAACTAACAGGCTGCACTTAACAGACATGTTTGAAAAGGTGggattttttcccatttctctggTTCTTTAGGAGCTTTCTGCTTCATACAAACAGTGACTAAGACTTGTGCAATTAGAGGTGTCAGAGTTTGTACACAGAAATCTAAAGATAACTGGGGTTCAGCACACTTTATTTTGGGCATCTCTCTCCTCTTTGACTGATGAGTAGGCAAAGGGAGTTATACAACTTTgtttttgagaaggaaaatgtaacTAAATAACAGTTACAGTTAATTCCttaatcacaggatcatagagTTCTTtctgttggaagggacctttaaaagtaATGTAGCCCAGCTCCCCTGGAGTGAACagagacatccacagctagatcagattgaTCAGAGCCTGGTTCAGCCTGGCCAcgaatgtctccagggacagggtttccaccacatctctgggcaacctgttccagccTTACCACCTTCACTATAAATgacttctttcttatatccaacctaatcttccctctttaagtttgaagccatttcctcttgtcctatcagcacagatcctgctaaagagtctgtttccttcttgtAGCTCACCTTCAGGCAACTATCAGACTGCAAGTCCACTATCAGACAACTTCAGagctttctccaggctgaacaaccccagccctctcagcctgtccttaaAGGAGAGGCGTTCCagcccttggatcatttttgtggccctcctctggacacagtCCAGTAGGTCCGTGTCTCTCCTGTACCGAGAACTCTGCATCTCAACAAGCAgtactttgttttgctgtgcaaTTTTATATATCGGGTAGAGTTGTacagatgttttttttaaattttgttttgtttcaggctAGTCATTTCTGTAGGATATTAAAAAGTGCCATGAATAGACAACTGATGTATTTATCTGTTCCCAGACAAGTGCTCAGTTTGGTAATGAATACTGTATTTTCCAGTAACTTGCTCAGTTTTCCTGAGCTGGTTATTGTGCTCAGAGTTATTAGAACATTAGATTTGAACCTACACATACTTACTGGTATAAAATTATCTCttgctggaacagactgcccggagaggttgtggatgcccctggaagtattcaaggtcaggttggatggggccctgggcagcctggtctagtattaggTATGGAGGCTGGCAGATGGTTGTTGTACATAGCTAGTCCTGATGTTTCTAGCCAGACTAGCATAGCATTTCATCTCACAGAAACTCTACTGTCTGAATCACTCGGAACATTAGCCGGTGAAACCCTGACTCCTTAAAGTCTGTTTACTGAAAACATACACAGATTCTATCCAAGCAGTAAATGTCACACAGGCTACTAAATCCAGTTCAACTGCCATCTGCATTAGGAGTCTATCTTTAATCAAGAGTGGacaaaaaagttttttttttttccaaagaaatgttcagaaatatgaagaaaacaaaacttacttTTGCAGTTAGACAAACACATCAAGCTGTTCCTAATAGCCAGACAGTTAATAATTCTTCCACTGCTGTGAAAAAATAAGCCTCAACAGAAGACTTCTGTGGAAAACCTCTAATATTCTTCATGTCTGACCTTCAAACAGTTATTTGAATTCTTCCTTGTGTGTATTCAGGTAAATGTACTTTTTGCTGCTGCCATCAGACAgtgatggaaaggaaatgtcTGTTTATTTTGTGCAGGCCCATCTGTAATAAAAGTAACACTAaaattttgtgtttatttgccTAGTATCTGTATTAAATTATCTGTCTTGACCATTCCTTGTAAATACAAAACCCAAAAGGCTTATATTGACTTCTTAGCATTTATACATATTCACAGATGCAACTTTCCAGGTGTGCAAAAATGTAGCTAAATGACTTCCTTATTTTACTGATGTAGCCCTGATAACATTTGTCTCTGTTGTAATGAGGGAAAGAGCCTGCAATTCATCTCATTTCTCACATACTAAAAGCAGATATAGTTATATAAGAAATATGAGTGTGTCAAGGCTGTCACTGAGTCAAGCTAAACCTGAATCAAAGGGAAGTTTGTGGAAATCAGAATGGCCAGTCATCTCTATGGTTGTGAGACAGGATGCCTTTCTGTTAGGTCTGATTGTAAGAGAAAATCATGGGATTTCAGGTCTGTGCAGTTGTAAATTGCAGTGCCATGAGGTTGGGAAGTGACAGTGGGTGCTGGTCTGGATCATAGTTTAGGGTgaataatattttgaaaagaaaacaacataacaatctcttcacaaaataaaaattctagCTTTCCAAAAAAGAGTGTTTGTGGTTAAGCCACAAGatggcagaaaagcaaaataaatatttttttgctaaGGCAGCTGCACGTTAAAAAActgtatgaaaacaaatatgatGAAGAAATGGACAgatttttcttatgaaaatgTATCTAAAACCTTAATAAGTTATGAGATCTGTTAGGCATTACTTTAATTAGCATGGTCAAACTGTGCTAAAACATGGGATTGTACCTTTCCCTTacctgctgtttgttcttttgctaGAGACAGCAAGTAAACAAGCTAGGCCTGATGGTTTCCTTTTTGGATGCCACTGGAATGTGGCGTGCATGAAAATGAGATGCAGAATAAAATCTCTTTGTACCTGGAAGAAGAACTGTGATTTCTCCTGAATGATGATTAATTCTCCATTTATATATTTTGTTGGTTTGTAATATCTGTGCCTTTAGATCCTAtggtgttttaaaataacattttttctttatctgcttttaTCATTTGATATTAAGAAACCACCATAGTCATTTCTATAAGTGGATTTCAAATGAATCAGTTATGTTCCTTTCTAGTTCTTTCAGTGCAATGTAAACAGATTggtttttatcttcattttcaaaaacatCAGAATAATGTTAGTAGCAATAATATGCAGTAATGGTGTATAGCTTTAGGATCAGTAATAGTGATATAGAATCTTGAATTATTCAAATTGGAAAAGATCACCATGTCCCTTGGTGCTATGTCTGTATTTCTCTTGATTATCTCCAGAGATGAGGACTTCACCACTTCCTCCGCAGCTCCTTCCAATACTTGACCACCCTTTGggtgaagaagttcttcctaatatccaatctaaacctcacCCTGCACTGTTTAAGGTTGTTCATTTGACACCTGAAAAAAGAGACTGAcaccctgctcactgcagtctCCTATCAGGTAGTTGTAGAAAGTGATGAGATCTCCCCACTGCTTCCTCTGAACAGCCCCATTTACTCGGCCAATCCTTATAACCCTTGTTTTCCAGTTCCTTCAttagctttgttgctcttctccaCACAATGCTCAAACAACTCAATATCCTTTACAGGGGCGCCCAAATCTGAATACAGTGCTTGAAGTGTGGTCTTACCAATACTGTGCACAGACAGTCACTTCTCTGATCCTGCTGACTGCAACACTTCTGTTGCAAGCCAGAATGCCCTTAGCCTTCTGGCCACtttgggcacactgctggctcacattcagatAAGTAGCTTATGGATAAGTTGAGTCAATTGCTTGGATATGTCCTGTTCCACAAGTCCTTCATAATACTTCATAGTGCTGACTGTAATTCAGGGAACAGAACATGGCACAGGAGTTATTAACATTCAGGAATACTTGAACATTATTCCAAGAGCAGAAAAGTGAGTAAAAGGCCCAAGTCCATGTTTTTAATCTCTTGCCTTTGATGGTGTCTTGATACATTTGCCACTCCATCTCACTCCTTGTTTGTTGTGATGGTGGGTCTTCTAATCTCTAAATACTCTCATGTGCCAGAGAGCTTTCAGAATCTGATCCTTCACCTATAACGTCTGTATAAGAAGTATTTCTTATTTCCAAAACACATTGAACATATTTTGGCCAGGCATTAATGACAAAGCCAAGTGTTGTCTTTAGTTTTGTCAGGTATGTTATtacctttcctttctgtctctaTTCATTTGTTGCTGCCTTCCTATCTGTTTGCGTTCTATCAGGAGCACGTTTTATAACTTGAGAAGATGACTTTGATGATATGGGAATGGCAGAGATTTATGTACTGAGCCTTTGAAAAAGTGCACTGTTCTGCAGGCGCAATAGCTGTGTCTTGGCCATGAATCAAAAGCACAGATAGTGTACTGAAGAACTTTTTCACACACAGGAAATGAATAGTAGTTTGTGAATTTGCAGCCCAGGTAAGTGATGATAGTCAATCTGTGCATACTTAGTTTCCCTTCCCCTGtcaataaaagaagaaaagcataactggaaaaataataatcacatTATATTAGCTCATGTTTTGGATTACAGCACACTGGTTTGTGATTTTCTTGTGATTGAAATGTTGCTTCACAGTAAGTGTACCAGTTAAACAACTTTTTCTAAAGCAGCTGATACTCCAAAGCAGTCTCTTTATTTAAAGCAATCGCTTCATTGCCTTTTCTGTGAATTGTCCATGATTGTAGTGAAGTGAGTGACATCAGCAAGCCATAATGGCTGGAGATGGCCTGTTCTAATTCATTATCTTAGTCATGTTGAGGAATTCCTAATTTGGTGTAAATAGAAGCTTGTTAGTGAGTAACAGAAGCAAATTTTTTGTGTGAATCTCAAAATCCATCAGGACTAATGCAAGTTTTCCTTGAAAAGAAAGACATATTACTCAGATTGAAGTCAGAAAGTATGATTCAGGTTCAGAAGAGCAGAACTtatatttcagagaaatatgaaaacaaaaatagaaagttGAGATGACATTTTTTGAAGGGCAGATGTTGAACCAAAGCAAGGATTCTTCCCTGAAATAATAGGAACAGTTAACACTGCTTGTCTATAAGGctagttctttttcttctagaaatgtGTTATTCTGAAAGCTTCTAGTAATATACTTTCTCTGGAAATGTACTACAATGAAAGCTTCTTGCAACTATCCATCAGTTTCCAACAGTAACAAGTAAATATCACCTTcacttcttctgtttctcttttaacttttcatttattaCACCCCTTGGAAATAAccctttgctctgctttggtATGATCATGATGTTAGAAGAACTGGAAGCCTTGTTCATGCTACATTTACTTCTacagtgtttgtattttttaaaagtcagtttGAATATGCTAATTTTACAGATGTGTTTACCACTGTAACTACGTACAGGATTAACATCATTATAAAGCTTATATAAACGTATATTTATGGTCATTGTTTCTgtcaagaaaaacacaagttcTTGTGACCCTTGTGATTTCCGGGTTAGACAGAAATACTTGTATTCAGTAATTTCTTTCTGTACAGCAAATGCTTTGAAATACTTAACTGTCTCACCTTTCCTTCCCACAAGTGGAATAGTAGCTGGAATGTTTTCCCTTGACTTTTTAGTCATAGCTTCTTTCTTGGTCTCTAGCATtcagtctttcatttttcttctttaaacagACACTCCCTacatcttatttttcctttgaaaactaaccattttatcttctttataCAATGGGAACAACAATATTGTACATCCAGGCTAAGCATATACAGCTTTAAGATTTTGAAGCATATTTGATAACATTTCACTTAAGTAAGATATGTTTATCTATGGACGTCTAAGCTACTTCCTTTGAGAAGCTGTCACTAGCAATTCAAAATATGTAAACATTTTTGAGTAATGAGTTGAAATTGTTGTGATTGCTTTAACACACATTTTGTCTTAATCAGCTAATGATATGTACATAATAATCTTGAcatctgtgctgccattcagcaagacctggacaggctggagagctgggcaataagaaaccggatgaggtttaacaaaagcaagtgtagagtgttgcacctaggaagaaataactgcatacacaagtacaggctgggggaagacctgctggagaggagctctgctgagagggacctgggcgtcctggtggacgacaggttggccatgagccagcagtgtgcccatgtagccaaaaaggccaatggcatactggggtgcattaaaaagagcgtggccagcaggtccagggaggtgatcctccccctctactctgccctggtgaggcctcatctggagtactgtgtccagttctgggctccccaatacaaaaaagacagggatctcttggaaagagtccagcagagggccacaaagatggtgaagggcctggaccatctcccctatgaggagagacttagtgaactgggtctgtttagccttgagaaaagaaggctgagaggggacttgatccaggtttacaaatacctgaggtgtgggagccatagtggcgaggctggtctcttttcagtgcgtggggacaggactaggggaaatgggctgaaacttcagcataggaagttccgcacgaatgtgcacaagaacttctttacagtgagggtgacggagcactggaacaggctgcccaggggggtggtggagtctccttctctggagatattcaagacctgcctggacgcctacctgtgcgacctggcgtagggaacctgctttggcaggggggttggactcgatgatctctagaggtcccttccaacccttacaattctgtgattctgtgaataaatGCCTCAGATTTCTCAATCAGTTCAAAACAGAGTTTACATAATGGAATTTATCTTCATCCTGGTTTTATCTTCATATGTAACACTGGAAGTATTAAGCAAGTAAACTGATAGAGCAACATAGTTTTGTTTTAGAATTCTTGACAACAACTATTTTTTCAGATAAGATAACAGCAGGAAACTAAACCTGTTTAATTTGATAGCCTTCTTACCTTTGGTGCAAGCTTGTGGAATAGTCCAAAATATGTGGACTCTTCTGAATCAGGGAGGTgtgtcttttcttttcaaatgattactatttacatatatattggGACTCGATATATGAGGAGAACAACAGCATGGGAGAGGAAATTCAGAACGTATTCTGAACCTATTggagataattatttttttctaaatactaGGAGAATACTTGATGAAGTCCTGGGTGAGATAAAAATGATTAGTAGAACATTTTTTGGGAATGATTCATTTAAAGGAGGAAGACTATCTCTGCTCTCAAATGGGATCCTGAAAGATCAGTTcaagggaggagaaaaacaattaaaaaaaatcagtcagtGACTGCAGCATTATATAAGATACAAGAGAATGTATGAAGAAAGCCTGCAAATAAATCAAGTTTCCATGGAAGCAAACCCAAAGCTATTACTCTAAGAAGCCATGTATGTAAGCAACAAGATTTGGGGAGTATAGCTCAGCTGATTAAAAAAGATCAGATTCTAAAgtaacaaaagcagaatgatAGAGGTTGAAAAGAGTGTGTGTACAGCCCAGTAGTCACAGAACCTTAAACTACTTCAGTCACATTGATTTCTTGTGTGTACAGCAAGGCATGGATTAAATAAGACTCTACACAGAGTTTAAGGAATTTTAATAAATTTGGTGGCTGCTGTGACATAACTTTATGCAGGTCTTCATAAATAAGAGCCTGAAATTTTGTCAAGAGAACAATATCCTTCAAAGgaaaagtactttaaaatgCAAGATGCATTTTCCCTAAGAGATATCTGTGAAATTAACCGTGTTAGTGGGAATTTTCCATAATTAATTCCTCTGCTGTTTTTATGACAGAAAAAGTTGGATCAATAGTCCAGAGAGAAccagtttttttgtgttttattctgGCTTAATTTTCCTTATAGCAAGAAGAAGTAAGAGAATCCACTGACTTGAAATAAATGTGACATGTGAATACATATATCGTAATATAAAACTTTCCAACAGCCCACTGGTCCAATAACAAACACCTTAGCAGCTCCATCTTTATGCACTGAAGAATTCAAAAACTTGTCTTCTCAAGTTTCAGTGTATGCACattttaagcactgaagtgcatCATACTATTACTCATTTTCCTTCATTGACTATTCTGCTTTCTACATTTGCAATAATACCGGACACTTTATGCACTCACTAATGCCTGACACAGCTTTCATGTGGTGttaaatagtttaaaataaCAGCCATGTTTTAAATCATCTATGATTATAGCTGTGAAGTGGTTGCTGAGTAGATGGGATAGTCATAGACCTCATGATTTTATGAGTACATAGGAGCACGTATGAAAAGTAGAAAATCTCAGAATTgtaaaacaagcaagaaaacaaaatatctttctcagaaatcaacagcaaaaaatatttccttctaaaGTGGAAAGGCTTGTCACAAAGTCTTAAAAAGCCATTTCAAGGGTATGATAATTTTATGCATGTTTAGCCTCTGTAAGCAGGTAGGTTAAAATTAATCAACACCATGGCAAACACCTCTGCTGAAGTGTGACtgcattcttgttttgttttctggaggaATGGTTTTGAATTCTGGAAAAAGGCTAATGCCTTTTTGTCTGAACTTTCACTCTTTTTATTTGATTAGAGTACTATTTATGGTCTTCTGTCTCAACTTTCATGCATCTTCAATCTCATCTCCTAGATTCGGATAGCTACCAGTTTCTTcactctcttcttttcctctcttccttaaTTTGTCCACATGCCAGATTTTTGTTCCTGTCAAACTGTTCAGCATCTGACTTATACTGACAGGGGGGGAATCAGTCAGGTATCTTCGACACACATTCGCACTGCCAGCCCTTCCACATACATAGGAGAGCTGTGTTTACATTACCTCAGCTCatattctgaaaaacagataatTTAGACTCAAATAGACTCTAGGTTGCTATTAGGTTCTGTGATAAGTGCTCCTTTACTCGTGCACACAAGGGAGTAAATGGAGTCAGTGACAGGTGGAAAAATGCAGTAATATGCTGCTTTGGCTGCTCCCAGACTCATAAGAGGAGCCATCAGCCTTATCCAAGGCCCATCTCCACATGCCTGGAGAAGCACAGGTACCCAAAGCCAAGTAAGAACCCAAAATGGGGACTCAGAGGACATCTTGTCCAGATCCCTCCCAGAGTGTCTCTGCTGGAGAACCAGAGATCCACATTCTCAGTGGTGGATAACTATCCTGCTTGGACTGAGAGGGGACCAGAGTGAGGTCGTATGTGCTAACTGATTGATGTGAGTGCTCCGTGCCCCTGTTTATCACTGTGATTGGCTGTGTATGTGTACAGATGTGGTGTGTCTGTGTGCCTGCTTAGCAGTATATGTTTGGTCTTGCTGGTGGCCTAGAGCTGAGGCAGCTTTGCCTCTCCTGAGCTATCATTCTCTGATTCTGGCAATGCCTGATCTTCTTCACTAATTGCCTTGGTTATCACACAGGACTGCACTGCACCAATCTACCCTATGCTCTCTTGAGGAGGTTCAAATTGCCTCTGGGTGTGACATGAAACAGAGAAGCAGGGTTTGTTAGTGCACAGGAACACTTCTCCCTGAAGTAATTCTGGAAATACA
Coding sequences within it:
- the STARD4 gene encoding stAR-related lipid transfer protein 4; translation: MDLLPDPAPLAARLQDTLLRYHSIADSEWRVARKTKDAMVWRKPSEEFSGYLYKAEGVVEDVTNRIVDHIRPGPYRLDWDSLMTTMDIVETFEENCCVMRYTTAGQLWNIIAPREFVDFSYTTGYKDGLLSCGVSLNYGEVRPNFVRGFNHPCGWFCVPLKDCPSHSLLTGYIQTELRGMLPQSAVDTAMASTLANFYSDLKKALKS